TGCTACTGGGGTGAAGTTGCTAGAATCAGGTGACAAAGTGGTTACActggataataaactaaaagataaaaccgaGTATACTAAATTGGTATGATATAAtcatcttaatttttaataagtttaaatttggtttattagttaagaaactaaataataaatatttgtaaaggaACTAAAATAACTAGATTGTGTTTGGCTCTATATGCTGTAAAGAGATTTAagttacattaatttttattacatttatttcagcTTGATAGTTTGAAAAAGGTTGGTGGCAGAAAGCCAAGAGATCATGTTTTTTTGATCATGAAAAGGTAAAcgaatatgattttattaattattagagGGACCaggtatagttttaatagtatttacaaaatagatatctgtattaaaaagatattcttcaatttttttttgtctccaTAATACAAgttcctttagtttttttataaaacaatttgcCTCTAATTAGTAATCTCTCATTACATCATTGTTATCTCTCGTTACATCATTAGTTACACTTATTTTATGCATTACtataaattagtaaatgttTGGTATTTTGAATTGTCTTAATTTTGAAAGATTCCTGTGAATACAATGGTGGATCAGTCAAAGACCTTGAGAAATCTGTTCCAAATGTTCTGCGAAATGCTCCTGCTCGTGCTcgtaaaagaaaataatgtaaTACAGGTAAGCAATGCAAAATGTGACTTATTAAGACTTATTATATGTAAATCATATGTTTCCATTTTAAACTGATATGTAATATAAAACCCATAAGCTTTGACAATGTGTTGTCATTAAATCAAATTAGTCGATAAAgctattataagttataataaattataatttttacttgtaaataaGAAATGCTGTCGcatgaaaaaatatgaaaaataatactAATCAGGTTACTGTGGAGcaatatgtatgtgtgtatatatatatataacgggtccgcctctaacttttttttttaactagtgCTTATTTCGTGAATGGTAACACTTAGCTCATGTCTGATTTGACAGATAATTAGTTTTATCCTTCCGCTGAACGAATATGGTTGTGTATACGCTTGAACAATGCTGGGAAATATTGCGACATTACTTTGAAAATTATGGTAATGTTGCAGAATGTGTGCAAAAATTGCGTACGGATTTTGGAAGAAGAGAAGCACCGTCAGCTCCGTATGTTCGTTATCTTGCGAAAAAAGTGAAAGAAACTGGCATCCTCATCGACAAACCAAAGCGTGAAAAGCCAAAAACAGTGCGTATACCCGAGAATATTGCTGCTGTGGCAGAAAGAGTGCGTGAAGCGCCATCAACATCTATTCACCGTCGTTCTCAACAATTTAACATTTCGGAGACATCACTGAGACGAATTTTGCATAAAGACCTTGGTATGACGCTATACAAAGCCCAATTGGTTCAGGAGTTGAAGCCAACTGACCATCCAATGCGTTTTCGCTTCGCTAAGTGGGCCTGCGATCGACTAACAGAAGATGCCGATTTTGccaaaaaaatcatcttttcaGATGAAGCTCATTTTGATCTTGGCGGGTATGTAAACAAGCAAAATTGTCGCATTTGGGGCACAGAAAACCCGCACGCATACATTGAAAAGCCGATGCACCCAAAACGAGTCACTGTTTGGTGCGGATTTTGGTCCAGAGGCATAATTGGGCCATTTTTCTTCGAAAATGAGCAAGGAGTGGCCGTTACAGTCAATGGCGATCGTTATCAGGCCATGTTGACCGAATTTTTGTTCACAAAAATTGAAGAGGAGGATATTGGCAACATTTTGTTTCAACAGGACGGCGCTACGTGCCACACAGCCGAAGCTACACTCGATGTTTTGCGCCCTGTTTTTGAAGATCGCATTATCAGAGCTGATGTCGTTTGGCCACCTTGGAGCTGCGATTTGACACCGTTGGACTATTATTTGTGGGGTGTCCTCAAAGATAAGTATTACGCCGACAAGCCAGAGACAATTGACGCTTTAAAGGACAATATTCGTGAAGCCATTAGTGAAATACAGCTGCACACAATCGATAATGTGCTTAAAAATTGGACCGATCGAGTAGGCACTGCATGGCCAGCCGAGGCAGCCATTTGAAtgaaattattttccattattaACCGGAAGGATTgtactttcaaataaaaaaagacatttgaGAAAATAttcagtagttttttttatagcattttcaaaaaaaaagaaagttatttgGCGGacccgttatatatatatatatatatatatatatatatatatatatatatatatatatatatatatatatatatatatatatatatatttatatatatatataaatatatatataaatatatatatatatatatatatatatatatatatatatatatatatacatatgtgtttatatatatattagggtaggtcCATTTTGGTATGTATGCACtgctaaataatataaagttggatatttatatgtaagtaaaaaaaatagcaaacttaagtgttttaactgaatatttttttgcgGAACATCGATGGATGTAGTGGATTTGCATACTTCGTAAACTACTTTtcgcttttttataaaatttatttttcttcattttttaaatcacgtattttatttgcaaacaaTATTTAACTTTGTGGTTTTGTATTCTTTAGTAAAGTCTCTGACTGCTATTAACTTAAGGCCAAAAAATCAAACTTATGAGCGGccaataaatatttcttaaaatttacttttcaaTTCGCCCGAGTCTTTACAACTAGATTTACATGCTTAActggtttatattttataaatgttacttTTGTAGATTGTCATAATGTAGTTAAAATAGATTAAAGTGAACAATAACCACGTTTTACTAGTAAATTAGTGtactaattgtaaaaatattattatcaagtAAGTTAATatttcgtaaaaaacttaaatagtttagtaatttaataaagtgttaCTAATTTATTGCTATTAGTTCATGCGTCTCTTAATAATAATACGAACAAAGTatttagttttagaaaataaaaaatgccaaaaacataaaaaaggccCTATACGCGATCGAAAAGTGAAAAGAATTACGGAGTTTGCCTTTGTGATTTAATTACAACGGATCCAAGCACATACAGACAATTGATTCAATTTTGTTACTTCTTAGATTGTTCTGACATTAAGCCAAAATTTTGGGCAATTGTTAACCGTGTTTCATGTGTTTTAAAATCTATATGGTTATCTGGCAATCCACGATTGCCTTTTATAAACGATTAATctattgaaacaaaaactaaaagtcTATTTGCAACTGTAAAACATAAACAGCAAACACGTTAAAGCAAACATCAAACGAAACCTAGATTCTAAACTAGATAAACTTTTTGACATATCTGCTTGTTGCTATTCATTGGATATCGTGTCATGTAACAATGTTTATGTAAAGtgcaaaaaaggaaaaaggcAAAATGGAACACAATACTTGCATATGCCCTAAAGAAGCAAAAATCCCAATATAAGAAAGAGCTTATATACGGAACCAGCGTTTAAAAACAGGACCAAAAGGGTTATTTTAGATGTCTTCGGTAGATACTTctggtttaaaacaaaacaacaggATCAAGCAGAAGGAAGGCCAAATATATTACATCACAAACATATTAATAATGAGCTTTTATTACCAGATCCCCCAGAATGTATATCTGAAGTAATAACATCTTAGGGATTTTTAATTGCCTggtcttaaaattttaatttgtttagtatatatttaacgcttattaataaaaaaaatcacttatcataagtatttttaattttttacttaatgaaCAGGGTGAATGGAAACCAAGTAAAAGTACTCAGGCAGATTATTGTATTCAAAAGTTTCCAAGATATGCAATGGAACCGGTCAGAGGCAGATGTTCTTCAAATCTCGGCGTTACTCCATGATATCATGCATCTATTCCTACCAGAAGTTGACATCAATAATATTCTAATGGATAAGTGTAAGTTAGACAGAGCTAAGTCAAAAGTACAAATAATTTCAAAGAATGCATGTTCAGAAGAGAAGACACAACTATTTTGCATTAGTTTAGACGGAAAGATAGATAAGAACACGAAAATGTACTTAAAAGCAAATAGTTCTGAAGGGAAAAATCTCTTAACAAAACGTAATGCTGCAGAGCATCACCTTACTTTAACATATGGGGATGGCAAATCTCACGGGATCTACTTGACACACAGAACAATACCCGTTGTTGGTGCTCTTGGGGATGTTCTTGCGTTTGAGACATTTAGTATACTTGAATAATATGACAGTCTGGAGAGCATCCATGCTATTCTTTTAGACAATACTGCATCAAACACATGTTGAAGGAGTGGCTTGGTGGTTAATCTAGAAGAGTTGATAGGAAGGAAAGTTCACACAATAGGTTGTAACCTTCATCAAAATGAATTCTCACTAAAAGCCTTTTTCTAAAGTTAGATGGAAAAACAACCTGGTCCACAAAATTTTAGTGAACCAATTGGGAATATATGTTTTGAAGAAATTCATAGACAACCTCAAGTATAGtttgaaacaattaaaacttCTATCACTGAAGGATATATTTCacgagatattaaaaaaaattagtcatgATCAAACGCTTCTTTACGAACTTTAGGAAGGTAGTGGATTAAGTAGAAGACAAATGGGCTAACTGTAAACTAGGTCCAATGAATCAAGCTCGAGGGTTTACCCCATCTATACAATCTCTTTGTTTATACACTCGAGATATTTCTCCAAACACAAGTCTGAAAAAGCTTACCCATTATACTGTTAAAGTTTATACTGCATCATGGTTTCAAATAAAGAAATCTTccaaattaaaagatttcccTCAGATTCTGTTTTTCACtattaatcaattaaatcatattAAGTTTGATGAAGTAAAAAGAATtgtaacaaaaaacattcaagGTAATGCTTTCTGTTTGATACCTGCAAATTTTCTTTACGCAATGGTTAAAAATAATGAGCAGATGAGGACTCTTGGATTTGAGACAATACTCACACTCACAAAacagtaaactttttaaaattagtttttctatttataattcaTCAGGCATCTGTAaacaaagctttttaaaaatgtattgtgctgtattttataatattaggttttaattaaaataattaattttctttgtttttcgcaagttttttaaaagtagcgatgttttaatttttagaaacaaaagcAGTTAtggaatgaaaaagaaaatcccTCAACCAAATTGGAATGCTACGAGCTGGATATCTCTTATTGATATTTCTGATCTTACTTATATTGAAATGGAGCCACCAACTACGTATATGGATTTGAAGCCAGGCATAAATCTATATTAACAAAACTGCTTACCAGAAAAATGCGTCAAAGGTTTTTGTCAAAATGACATTATTCTCAGTCGTacgatgatttatttacttgcttgttacatttttgaaataattttttttagtttaatattgctttttaaatgacttattaaactaataatgattatttatcGGATTTTATTGAGCGTTAAATTAGATAATCGATGTAATgcaacaagtaaaaaatttatactcaAATATGAATTGgacatttttgctaaataaaacGAAACGATAAACCGTATCaatgattttaaatacaaatgtttgaGTTATTCCTTGGTGTGTCAAACTTTTTTGATCGAAATTTTGCCTTAACGTATTGAAAAGTATGAAACCACAagcaaaaagtttatatttttatagcaaatgTTGATAAAGGTTTCCTTTAAACTTTGATCGCTAATCCGCAAGGCGCCTTTTGACTAAACacctttaactttttatttttttgtcctatatatataaatacaacttcTAGTACCTTAGCCGTTacgatttaaaaacaaaaagtgaaaagtcgacctacatatatatatatatatatatatatatatatatatatatatatatatatatatatatatatatatatatatatatatatatatatatatatatatatatatatatatatatatatatacatatatatatatatatatatatatatatatatatatatatatatatatatatatatatatatatatatatatatatatataatatttcataaaagtaaaatatttagaattctacatgtcttttaaagtcatttaaatgtcATTGCATTAGATATTTTAGATATCGACGACGTGGAAGAAGATGTTGACGGCAATGcagaaatatagttttttatgcatttttttgtgaaataaatttaattaacttcagttaaaatgtttctttaattgtgtaatttaatcatttttttatgactaatttaacCGCTATAACACTTTTGTATTAAACAAGTCTAAAAcgtctaaaaaagacgtctaaattcaCGTCGTGAACCGGACATAAATAGATGTCTATCTTATAGATGTCTTTTAAAAGCCttttattcgacacaaatagatgccttagatgcataaaagatgtaGAATATACATCCAAAAGATgtatattagatgtataaaagagctattattaactaaaaaaaatttattatctatcttttttaaacgcgccttagacatctaaaaaaaaaagacgtattttatttttatatctttttgtttgctgggaAATACACGAAGACATCTAGGACAAGGGTGTTTTGCTGCTTTAAGTTTGCTATTATAATAAACCATTCCGGCTTTTTTCCCCATATATAGTGAGATTTTGAATCTTCTTGGATGAGCAAAACATCAATATCTTTTCCAGATTTTTGATCGCTAATGTAAAGAGGGTACAACCCTTTATCCCATGCAAAACTGAAATTAACTGAAAGGGTTGGTACGTTTAAATTTAGCAATATTAGTTATCTTAAGTGAAAATTcaattctattaaaattaaGCTCTCTGAGATGGCTCTCAAACTTTGACGtgcaataaaaatgatttcGTCCGTACTTCTCCCCTTTTTTGGGATCAGCTTTAATAAGGTCGACTGGgtatactactactactactactactactactactactactactactactactactactactactactattactactagtAGTAGCagtggtagtagtagtaatagtcgAAACTATGACTAATATTTTATGACTATGgctatttttatctatataaatgCCTTTAGCATGAATATAGTATTAATTagagtttattttttctaaattaacctcaatttactttattaaattcaacAATAAAACAACTACATtgtagttttttgaaatttattttcagtttgAATTTGCTTAAAAAGATGGAATTAACTTATTctatataattgattttaaggtcttagtaaatttttatagtttcctGTTTTAAGTCTAGGttgatatatataatgaaactaaaaatgTCTGGAGATTGAATAACTTtagagaaaaacaaaaagctgaCAAAAAGTACtgcaataaagaaaatataaaggaTTGAGAATCTGAGGTAAATATAAGTTGCAAAAATGAATAGCACAGAAAAGGATTcctataaagaaaaaaaccgAATACGAAAACAAATTAGTAGACAAACAATTAAAGATGAATTAAACGTATCGATATCTTCAAGTTTAAATAATTGCAGTCTTTACCAATGTTCTCAGACGTTTGGAAAAGCTTtatcaaaattaacaaaagcaCTGGCAAAATCTTTAACTAAACGTAAAGTTGTTGTACAAAGTTTAGAGAATAATATCgggtttatttttaataaaattgaaaataaaaattatcaagtgATATTAACGAAATTAATTAGTTAggagtttatttttgttacagaACATTTTGCGACTGCGGCATAATTGCCTAAGAAAATATGCTGCTCAGCTGCATTATATCCTAGGAAAAGTTGTTGCTCGCAGAAAAAAATgacgttttttttcttctttttaacgTTCATGATATCATTTGATAAATATGGACGACGAAGAATACAACAACCTTGCTGATTTAATTGTCAAAGGAATATACCCTCAAGGTATGGATAAGAATATCAAAGATGGGTTAAGAAGAAAACGTAAAAGATATTTGGTAAAGGATGGCCTAATTTTTTACTACGATAAAAAAAGACACATGGATCTGCAAGTAGTTCTAACAAGTCAAAAATGATTATAATCAACTATGATTATAATCAACTATGATTCTCAAAGGCTGTCATTCGACAATTTTTGGTGGTGGTCActtggtggtggtggtggtcgagataaacattacaaaaactTAGAGAGATATTACTGGAAAGGGATGGTAAATATTGTGatgaatttttgtaaatattgtgaTTAATGTCAAAAAGCAAACAGGtat
Above is a window of Hydra vulgaris chromosome 10, alternate assembly HydraT2T_AEP DNA encoding:
- the LOC136086379 gene encoding uncharacterized protein LOC136086379, which translates into the protein MVVYTLEQCWEILRHYFENYGNVAECVQKLRTDFGRREAPSAPYVRYLAKKVKETGILIDKPKREKPKTVRIPENIAAVAERVREAPSTSIHRRSQQFNISETSLRRILHKDLGMTLYKAQLVQELKPTDHPMRFRFAKWACDRLTEDADFAKKIIFSDEAHFDLGGYVNKQNCRIWGTENPHAYIEKPMHPKRVTVWCGFWSRGIIGPFFFENEQGVAVTVNGDRYQAMLTEFLFTKIEEEDIGNILFQQDGATCHTAEATLDVLRPVFEDRIIRADVVWPPWSCDLTPLDYYLWGVLKDKYYADKPETIDALKDNIREAISEIQLHTIDNVLKNWTDRVGTAWPAEAAI